A window from Nocardioides mesophilus encodes these proteins:
- a CDS encoding metallopeptidase TldD-related protein gives MTAPTPQELVEHALKASRSQACTVLVRSSTRANLRWANNTLTTNGVMQDVTVTVVAFHHGAEGTSTGSVSATAASLDQVGRLVEAADAAAAASEPAEDAAELVTGDATADWAERPEETSIDVYADFAPALGESFGRATAQSRILYGFVDHEMTTTYLGSSTGLRLRHVQPSGHYGCTAKPTDLSTSAWVGGSTRDFRDVDAHAMEAELVRRLGWAQRRIDLPAGRYDTILPPTAVSDLMIYAYWTAGAREAHDGQTVFSARGGGTRIGERLSRRPVQMFSDPAYPGLGAAPFVTATQSSNLESVFDNGLPLARTDWVRDGELTALLQTRHSAGLTGQPVTPYVDNLVVSVDGGTGSTDDLVAGMQDGLLLTCLWYIREVDPQTLLLTGLTRDGVYRVQDGEVTGAVNNFRFNESPVALLDRFSEASATGPSFSREWGDYFPRTATPALRAPDFNMSTVSQAQ, from the coding sequence ATGACCGCACCGACGCCCCAGGAGCTCGTCGAGCACGCGCTGAAGGCCTCCCGGTCCCAGGCCTGCACCGTCCTGGTCCGCAGCTCGACGCGGGCCAACCTGCGCTGGGCGAACAACACGCTGACCACCAACGGGGTGATGCAGGACGTCACGGTCACCGTGGTCGCCTTCCACCACGGTGCGGAGGGCACCTCGACCGGCTCGGTCTCTGCGACCGCCGCCTCGCTGGATCAGGTGGGCCGACTCGTCGAGGCGGCCGACGCGGCTGCAGCCGCCTCCGAGCCGGCCGAGGACGCCGCCGAGCTCGTCACCGGCGACGCGACCGCCGACTGGGCGGAGCGGCCCGAGGAGACCTCGATCGACGTGTACGCCGACTTCGCCCCGGCCCTCGGGGAGTCGTTCGGACGGGCCACGGCCCAGAGCCGGATCCTCTACGGGTTCGTGGACCACGAGATGACCACGACGTACCTCGGCTCGAGCACCGGACTGCGGCTGCGACACGTCCAGCCCAGCGGCCACTACGGGTGCACCGCCAAGCCGACCGACCTCAGCACCAGCGCCTGGGTCGGCGGCTCCACCCGCGACTTCCGTGACGTCGACGCCCACGCGATGGAGGCCGAGCTGGTGCGCCGGCTCGGCTGGGCGCAGCGCCGGATCGACCTGCCGGCCGGCCGCTACGACACGATCCTGCCGCCGACGGCGGTCTCGGACCTGATGATCTACGCCTACTGGACCGCCGGCGCCCGCGAGGCGCACGACGGGCAGACGGTCTTCTCCGCACGTGGCGGCGGCACCCGGATCGGGGAGCGCCTCTCGCGGCGTCCCGTGCAGATGTTCTCCGACCCCGCCTACCCCGGCCTCGGGGCGGCGCCGTTCGTCACCGCCACGCAGAGCAGCAACCTGGAGAGCGTCTTCGACAACGGCCTGCCGCTCGCCAGGACCGACTGGGTCCGGGACGGCGAGCTCACCGCGCTGCTGCAGACCCGGCACTCGGCGGGGCTCACCGGCCAGCCGGTCACGCCGTACGTCGACAACCTGGTGGTCTCGGTCGACGGCGGCACCGGCAGCACCGACGACCTGGTCGCCGGCATGCAGGACGGGCTGCTGCTCACCTGCCTGTGGTACATCCGCGAGGTGGACCCGCAGACGCTGCTCCTGACCGGGCTCACCCGCGACGGTGTCTACCGGGTCCAGGACGGCGAGGTGACCGGCGCGGTGAACAACTTCCGCTTCAACGAGAGCCCGGTCGCGCTGCTCGACCGGTTCTCGGAGGCCTCCGCCACCGGGCCGAGCTTCTCCCGCGAGTGGGGCGACTACTTCCCGCGCACGGCGACGCCGGCGCTCCGGGCGCCGGACTTCAACATGTCCACGGTCTCCCAGGCCCAGTAG
- a CDS encoding TldD/PmbA family protein — translation MTSPHPIDRTFTALPYRRMAEAALARAQDFHVSHADFRFERIRSQDISVRDGRLQGASDTEDIGFAVRVIHDGAWGFASGVAMGPESAVRITETAVRTAQVAAAMTTTPVVLAPEPVHHDVTWVSSYEIDPLTVPLEEKVELLASWSRRLFDAPGVAHSSGSLKQVVENKFYTDLTGTTTTQQRVRLHPQLEVFGTDPETGAFDSMRSIAPPAGRGWEYLLGTGYDWEAELEALPRLLAEKLAAPSVEPGRYDLVIHPSNLWLTIHESIGHATELDRALGYEANYAGTSFATLDKLGSLQYGSPVMHVTGDRTVEHGLATVGYDDEGVQTQSWDIVRDGVLVGYQLDRSMAHEHGAALNGGRSNGCAYADSPGHIPIQRMANVSLQPAPDGGPSTEELLSRVERGIYVVGDRSWSIDMQRYNFQFTGQRFYRIENGVLTGQLRDVAYQATTTEFWNSMEAVGGPDTWVLGGAFNCGKAQPGQVASVSHGCPTALFRDVNVLNTRTEGA, via the coding sequence ATGACGTCGCCGCACCCGATCGACCGCACCTTCACGGCGCTGCCCTACCGGCGGATGGCCGAGGCCGCGCTGGCCCGTGCGCAGGACTTCCACGTCAGCCACGCCGACTTCCGGTTCGAGCGGATCCGGTCCCAGGACATCAGCGTCCGCGACGGCCGGCTGCAGGGCGCCTCGGACACCGAGGACATCGGCTTCGCCGTACGCGTCATCCACGACGGCGCCTGGGGCTTCGCCTCCGGGGTCGCGATGGGTCCGGAGTCCGCCGTCCGGATCACCGAGACCGCGGTGCGCACCGCGCAGGTCGCCGCCGCGATGACCACCACCCCGGTGGTGCTCGCCCCGGAGCCGGTCCACCACGACGTCACCTGGGTGAGCTCCTACGAGATCGACCCGCTCACCGTCCCGCTGGAGGAGAAGGTGGAGCTGCTGGCGTCCTGGTCGCGCCGGCTCTTCGACGCCCCCGGGGTCGCCCACTCCAGCGGGTCCCTGAAGCAGGTCGTCGAGAACAAGTTCTACACCGACCTCACCGGCACCACGACCACCCAGCAACGGGTCCGGCTGCACCCCCAGCTCGAGGTGTTCGGCACCGACCCGGAGACCGGCGCCTTCGACTCGATGCGCAGCATCGCTCCCCCGGCGGGCCGCGGGTGGGAGTACCTCCTCGGCACCGGCTACGACTGGGAGGCCGAGCTCGAGGCACTTCCCCGGCTGCTCGCCGAGAAGCTCGCGGCGCCGTCGGTGGAGCCCGGCCGCTACGACCTGGTGATCCACCCCTCCAACCTGTGGCTGACGATCCACGAGTCGATCGGCCACGCCACCGAGCTGGACCGGGCGCTCGGCTACGAGGCCAACTACGCCGGCACGTCCTTCGCGACGCTCGACAAGCTCGGCAGCCTGCAGTACGGCTCACCGGTCATGCACGTGACCGGGGACCGCACCGTCGAGCACGGCCTGGCCACCGTCGGCTACGACGACGAGGGCGTGCAGACCCAGAGCTGGGACATCGTCCGCGACGGGGTGCTCGTCGGCTACCAGCTCGACCGGTCGATGGCCCACGAGCACGGCGCCGCGCTGAACGGCGGCCGGTCCAACGGTTGCGCGTACGCCGACTCCCCCGGGCACATCCCCATCCAGCGGATGGCCAACGTGTCGCTGCAGCCGGCCCCCGACGGTGGTCCGAGCACCGAGGAGCTGCTCTCCCGGGTGGAGCGCGGGATCTACGTCGTCGGGGACCGCTCCTGGAGCATCGACATGCAGCGCTACAACTTCCAGTTCACCGGTCAGCGGTTCTACCGAATCGAGAACGGCGTGCTCACCGGCCAGCTGCGCGACGTGGCCTACCAGGCCACGACCACCGAGTTCTGGAACTCGATGGAGGCCGTCGGCGGCCCGGACACCTGGGTGCTCGGCGGCGCGTTCAACTGCGGCAAGGCGCAGCCCGGGCAGGTCGCCTCGGTCTCGCACGGATGCCCCACCGCACTGTTCCGCGACGTGAACGTCCTCAACACCCGCACCGAGGGAGCATGA